TTAAATATCTTACATGGTATTTATGGTAAAGCGTTGTGCATAGCATGTGTAATAATTGTAATGTTAGAAACGGTTGCCATCTATGTAAACGGTAATGATATCGATGAATTTCTAACCATTGgttcgttattatttttaacaaatgtaACCGTTTATAAATGGGtgaaaaatacatttgaattgaGTAAAATGAAAGGATTAATTGAGCATTGTTCAAAACttgataaacaatttaaacgGTCAACGGACGAAGAAGTACAGAAATTGTATAAAGCGTATGAACGATTTTCATTGTTCGTTACGATTTATCAAACGATTGCGATTATGACGGCAGTTGTATTGGTTTCGATGGCACCATTATTGAAAGAAATGTTAATTGGTGAacgatattttatgttaaagaaCGGAACAAAAACAGGTAAAAATTTGGGAGTTAAAATATAGTCCGGATGTTTGAACAAATACGgtgaatgtaaattttttttttgcggtaaatgatAGTACAGAGTCCTTTGATCACAATGAACACAGATTTGGGGTCTTTTGCGGGGCAAAAATTTTGAGCTTCTGTTTATGCAAGAAAATCTTTACCTTACagcgctttccaaaaagaaataaCATAAAAAGACTTTGGGttttgacgcttttacgatatttttagagtattttattacatttgcgtcatacaaattgcctagttgacttgTTGACTAGTCACATGACGGCCGAACCACTTTAAGATatttttcgataccaaaacgaaagtgttaccaaaaagtTAACATTTTGTGTGTCATTTTTTACACTTCCCGGGTAAAATCTTGGTTTTCGCCTTAATGAGACAGGAAAGATTATTCGGGCTTGCTTtcctaaacatttaaaaaacgataatattatCAACGCTTTCGCGAAAAagaagttgtaaaaatttcatcgaaattggttcagtagtttagaggCTAAATGTGACATTGTGACGTGTAAACGAACGtacattttcttttgtaatttttgtagaaCATTCTaacattttacaggtttattcatttacaaatacactgtacaaaattttggtcggGATCGCGCTTGAATTTTGGCTCTAAGTACTCTACATCTTATCCTGCTTAATTACTTACAGATCGAGTGAAAAAAGAATTACCAATACAAATTTGGCTACCATGTGATATACATAAACCACCCGGATATTATATTGGATATTTTTACACGGGTTTTATCGGTATACTATTGGGTGGTACTTTTATTGCATCCTGGAATGGTTTAATTGTGggtgtttttgtttgtattaaaggatatttagatattttagaatattatttaataagtattGGTAGCAGAACATCGAAAGCTTTAACTCCAAAACAAAATACCTCATTAATTAAAAAGGATATTGTAAGAGCGATCGAATTACATCAGGATATTATAACGTAAGTACATCATCATCTCGTGCAAGTAATG
This genomic interval from Chrysoperla carnea chromosome 1, inChrCarn1.1, whole genome shotgun sequence contains the following:
- the LOC123290389 gene encoding odorant receptor 4-like, giving the protein MRIKTKLRNDYPILYRPLLVCRINGTWPINTKYKSLNILHGIYGKALCIACVIIVMLETVAIYVNGNDIDEFLTIGSLLFLTNVTVYKWVKNTFELSKMKGLIEHCSKLDKQFKRSTDEEVQKLYKAYERFSLFVTIYQTIAIMTAVVLVSMAPLLKEMLIGERYFMLKNGTKTDRVKKELPIQIWLPCDIHKPPGYYIGYFYTGFIGILLGGTFIASWNGLIVGVFVCIKGYLDILEYYLISIGSRTSKALTPKQNTSLIKKDIVRAIELHQDIITLIDEVNDYIGFIMVVHSLTYSVLICLCGFKIFISKSVVEKSFLTVYTCTCIINDLIAFYWFGNEVLYKSENIATSIWKSKWYDFNKDANQCLVFMMLRCQKPLCFNIGPFGTISVMTCVGILKAGYAYLALLNEMYSD